The following coding sequences lie in one Arachis ipaensis cultivar K30076 chromosome B03, Araip1.1, whole genome shotgun sequence genomic window:
- the LOC107631777 gene encoding T-complex protein 1 subunit delta: MAAVTAPQQHRSSKTESYVDNKRKEDIRHANIVAARAVASAVRTSLGPKGMDKMISTSSDEVIITNDGATILNKMQVLQPAAKMLVELSKSQDSAAGDGTTTVVVIAGALLEQCLILLSHGIHPTVISDSLHKASLKALDVLSAMAVPVELSDKDSLVKSASTSLNSKVVSQYSTLLAPLAVDSVLSVVDPATPDMVDLRDIKIVKKLGGTVDDTELVKGLVFDKKVSHAAGGPTRMENAKIAVIQFQISPPKTDIEQSIVVSDYSQMDRILKEERSYILGMIKKIKSTGCNVLLIQKSILRDAVTDLSLHYLAKAKILVIKDVERDDIEFITKTLNCLPIANIEHFRAEKLGHADLVEEVSLGDGKIVKITGIKDMGKTTTVLVRGSNQLVLDEADRSLHDALCVVRCLVAKRFLIAGGGAPEIELSRQLGAWAKVLHGMEGYCVRAFAEALEVIPYTLAENAGLNPIAIVTELRNRHAQGEINAGINVRKGQITNILEENVVQPLLVSTSAITLATECVRMILKIDDIVTVR; encoded by the coding sequence ATGGCGGCAGTCACAGCCCCTCAGCAGCACCGTTCCTCCAAGACGGAGTCCTACGTCGACAACAAGCGCAAGGAGGACATCCGCCATGCTAACATTGTCGCTGCACGCGCCGTCGCCAGTGCCGTCAGGACCTCCCTTGGCCCCAAAGGCATGGACAAGATGATCTCCACTTCCTCCGATGAGGTCATCATCACCAACGACGGCGCCACCATACTCAACAAGATGCAGGTCCTCCAGCCCGCCGCGAAGATGCTCGTTGAGCTCTCCAAGTCACAGGACTCTGCCGCCGGAGACGGCACTACCACCGTTGTCGTCATCGCCGGCGCACTCCTCGAGCAGTGTCTAATCCTTCTCTCACACGGCATCCACCCCACCGTCATCTCAGATTCCCTCCACAAGGCCTCGCTGAAGGCCCTCGACGTTCTCTCCGCCATGGCTGTCCCCGTCGAGCTCTCCGACAAGGACTCCCTCGTCAAGTCTGCCAGCACTTCGCTAAACAGTAAGGTTGTCAGCCAGTACTCGACGCTCCTCGCCCCTCTCGCCGTCGACTCCGTGCTCTCCGTTGTAGACCCTGCCACCCCTGACATGGTCGACCTCCGCGACATCAAGATCGTCAAGAAGCTTGGCGGAACAGTCGACGATACTGAACTTGTGAAGGGTCTCGTTTTTGACAAGAAGGTCAGCCATGCTGCCGGTGGACCTACCCGCATGGAGAATGCCAAGATCGCTGTCATTCAGTTCCAGATTTCGCCCCCTAAGACCGACATTGAGCAGAGTATAGTGGTGAGTGATTACTCTCAGATGGATAGGATTCTGAAGGAAGAGAGGAGCTATATTTTGGGCATGATTAAGAAGATTAAGTCTACTGGCTGTAATGTGTTGTTGATTCAGAAGAGTATTCTGAGAGATGCTGTTACTGATTTGTCTTTGCATTACCTTGCTAAAGCTAAGATTTTGGTGATTAAGGATGTTGAGAGGGATGACATTGAGTTTATTACCAAAACTTTGAATTGCTTGCCCATTGCCAACATTGAGCACTTCCGGGCTGAAAAGTTGGGCCATGCTGACCTTGTGGAGGAGGTTTCGCTTGGGGATGGTAAGATTGTGAAGATTACTGGGATTAAGGATATGGGGAAGACCACTACCGTGCTTGTTCGCGGGTCCAACCAGCTGGTGCTGGATGAGGCGGACAGGAGTCTGCATGATGCTTTGTGTGTTGTTAGGTGTTTGGTTGCCAAGAGGTTTCTGATTGCTGGTGGCGGTGCTCCCGAGATTGAGCTTTCAAGGCAACTTGGTGCCTGGGCTAAGGTTTTGCATGGGATGGAGGGTTACTGTGTTAGAGCTTTTGCTGAGGCGCTCGAAGTCATTCCTTATACTTTGGCTGAGAATGCAGGTTTGAATCCCATTGCAATTGTGACTGAGCTGAGGAATCGGCACGCGCAGGGAGAGATCAATGCCGGAATCAATGTGAGGAAGGGTCAGATTACCAACATCTTGGAGGAGAATGTGGTGCAGCCACTGCTGGTAAGCACGAGTGCAATCACCTTGGCTACAGAGTGTGTGCGGATGATTCTGAAGATCGATGATATTGTAACTGTGAGGTAG